A genome region from Lytechinus pictus isolate F3 Inbred chromosome 16, Lp3.0, whole genome shotgun sequence includes the following:
- the LOC129279689 gene encoding guanidinobutyrase-like has product MISRHIRKLGAQMIPSASKTVQQQLTQSLSTHHPVCMRASTGVGKFNEPLSGMEMPRAGGIATMMRLPYQNTSEGLDACFVGIPLDIGTSNKSGTRFGPRQIRTESVLLRNNNSIGAAPFESLQVADIGDVTLNLYDLKKSCEMIREQYATIIANGCKPLTLGGDHTLTYPILQAIKDKYGPVGLVHVDAHADVSDTMLGEKIAHGTPFRRAVEDGCLDCKRVVQIGLRGTQYSVEPGQKSFNEEVGFRIVPVEECWHKSMSPLMEEVRGMMGDGPVYLSFDIDGIDPGLCPGTGTPEIGGLTSIQALEIIRGCRGLNLVGGDLVEVSPPYDDTGITAYTGAHLLFEMLCVLPGVRYL; this is encoded by the exons ATGATTTCAAGGCACATCAGAAAACTAGGGGCTCAAATGATCCCATCTGCCTCAAAAACGGTTCAACAACAATTGACCCAGTCCCTGTCCACGCACCATCCCGTGTGTATGCGGGCATCTACCGGCGTGGGAAAATTCAACGAACCGCTGTCTGGAATGGAGATGCCGCGGGCTGGTGGAATAGCCACAATGATGAGACTCCCATATCAAAATACATCTGAAG GACTGGATGCCTGTTTTGTTGGGATTCCGCTGGATATTGGAACATCAAATAAATCAGGAACCAGGTTCGGACCAAGACAGATCCGCACAGAGTCGGTTCTTTTGAGAAACAACAACAGCATTG GTGCTGCCCCGTTTGAGTCACTTCAGGTCGCCGACATCGGGGACGTCACTCTTAACCTGTATGACCTTAAGAAATCTTGTGAGATGATACGAGAGCAGTATGCCACCATCATTGCCAACGGATGTAAACCGTTAACTCTAGGAGGGGACCACACCCTGACATATCCCATCCTTCAAGCAATTAAG GATAAATACGGTCCCGTAGGTCTGGTTCACGTCGACGCCCACGCTGATGTGAGCGACACCATGCTCGGTGAGAAGATAGCCCATGGTACCCCGTTCCGCCGGGCTGTAGAGGATGGTTGCTTGGATTGCAAGAGAGTCGTTCAGATTGGTCTCAGGGGAACACAGTATAGCGTAGAACCTGGACAAAAATCCTTCAATGAAGAAGTG GGCTTCCGGATCGTGCCTGTCGAAGAGTGCTGGCACAAGTCGATGTCTCCACTGATGGAGGAAGTCAGAGGCATGATGGGAGATGGACCGGTCTATCTCTCGTTTGATATAGATGGTATAGACCCGGGACTATGTCCAGGAACAG GTACTCCTGAGATTGGTGGTCTGACGTCTATTCAAGCGTTAGAGATCATCAGAGGATGTAGAGGGCTCAATCTTGTCGGCGGTGACCTTGTTGAG GTTTCCCCTCCATATGACGACACTGGTATAACAGCTTATACAGGAGCTCATCTGTTGTTTGAGATGCTATGTGTTCTGCCTGGAGTTCGATATCTTTAG